One Bombina bombina isolate aBomBom1 chromosome 5, aBomBom1.pri, whole genome shotgun sequence DNA segment encodes these proteins:
- the LRRC30 gene encoding leucine-rich repeat-containing protein 30 has protein sequence MGIKFSCHSSKSKKKSQKQLSEKSSVLNTLSDTILPVNDASDITDFNFVLKNFVEIPGFIFHMPKVQKLNFSHNRLARLPPALGKLEQIVVLNLCGNHIAHLPKEIGLLQNLKVLFVNMNFLSEVPEELGLCKKLEVLSLSHNCISGLPWTYSNLSRLKKLNLSNNWIINIPMCIFQMRNLEFLHLGSNKIENIADTITMLGCLKIFILDNNNIHVLPKSVCSLTSLELLNLDYNSIQTLPDDLFMLRRLPRIAWYPVDKGLHIVNNPLSKPLSEIVQGEIDMLYNYLKDLKQLK, from the coding sequence atgggAATTAAATTTTCATGTCATTCTTCTAAGAGCAAGAAAAAATCCCAGAAACAGTTGTCAGAAAAGTCCAGCGTGCTCAACACATTATCTGACACAATCTTGCCTGTAAATGATGCATCTGACATTACAGATTTCAACTTTGTTCTGAAAAATTTTGTTGAAATTCCAGGATTTATTTTCCACATGCCAAAGGTTCAAAAACTCAATTTTTCCCACAACCGACTAGCCAGGCTTCCTCCTGCACTTGGTAAACTTGAACAAATCGTAGTGCTAAATTTGTGTGGAAATCATATAGCTCATTTGCCCAAAGAGATCGGACTGCTGCAAAACCTCAAGGTATTATTTGTTAATATGAACTTTTTATCTGAAGTACCAGAAGAACTGGGCTTGTGCAAAAAGTTGGAAGTCCTTAGCTTGTCTCACAACTGCATATCTGGACTTCCTTGGACATACAGTAACCTGTCTAGACTAAAAAAGTTAAATCTTAGCAACAACTGGATAATTAATATTCCTATGTGTATTTTTCAGATGAGAAATTTGGAATTTTTGCATTTAGGATCCAACAAAATTGAAAATATTGCAGATACCATTACAATGCTGggatgtttaaaaatatttattcttgacaataataatatacatgttttACCCAAGTCTGTTTGCTCTTTAACTTCCCTTGAGCTGTTAAATCTTGATTACAATAGTATACAGACACTTCCAGATGACCTCTTTATGCTAAGAAGATTGCCCCGAATTGCATGGTATCCTGTTGACAAGGGTCTTCATATTGTaaataatcccttatccaaaccactGTCAGAGATTGTGCAAGGCGAGATAGACATGTTATATAATTACCTGAAAGACTTAAAGCAGCTGAAATAA